The proteins below come from a single Enterobacteriaceae endosymbiont of Donacia fulgens genomic window:
- a CDS encoding acetate kinase: MSSKLILVINCGSSSLKFSVINILEKKNLLFGLAENFNNEHSYVKWNYNNIKKKKIFYSKINHKIILNYIINIILKKNLLYNNIMAVGHRIVHGGEKFINSVIITEKVLEAIENSSIFAPLHNPIQLIGIKEIIKILPHLKNKQIAVFDTSFHQTMPEKSYLYALPIEFYKKYKIRRYGAHGTSHRYVTEIASKILNIPLNILDCISCHLGNGSSITAIKNGKSIDTSMGLTPLEGLVMGTRCGDIDPAIIFYMFNNLNIKIDKIYKILTEKSGMLGLTNITSDFRYIENNYFKNSKIKRAADIFIHRLSKYIASYSILMKKKIDAIIFTGGIGENSVLIREKTIEKLKILNIFIDKKLNNEIKFGKTGFINTINSIPILVIPTNEALMIAQDTFNIIINK, encoded by the coding sequence ATGTCAAGTAAATTAATACTTGTTATTAATTGTGGTAGTTCATCTTTAAAATTTTCAGTTATAAATATTTTAGAAAAAAAAAATTTATTATTTGGTTTAGCAGAAAATTTCAATAATGAACATTCTTATGTTAAATGGAATTATAATAACATAAAAAAAAAAAAAATTTTTTATTCAAAAATTAATCATAAAATAATATTAAATTATATAATAAATATTATTTTAAAAAAAAATTTATTATATAATAATATAATGGCAGTAGGTCATCGTATAGTACATGGAGGAGAAAAATTTATAAATTCTGTAATAATTACAGAAAAAGTTTTAGAAGCAATAGAAAATTCATCTATTTTCGCTCCTTTACATAATCCTATTCAATTAATAGGTATTAAAGAAATAATTAAAATATTACCTCATTTAAAAAATAAACAAATTGCTGTATTTGATACTTCTTTTCATCAAACAATGCCTGAAAAATCATATTTATATGCTTTACCAATAGAATTTTATAAGAAATATAAAATACGTCGTTATGGTGCTCATGGTACTAGTCATAGATATGTTACTGAAATTGCTTCAAAAATATTAAATATTCCATTAAATATATTAGATTGTATTTCATGTCATTTAGGTAATGGTTCATCTATTACTGCTATAAAAAATGGTAAAAGTATTGATACTTCAATGGGATTAACTCCTTTAGAAGGTTTAGTTATGGGGACAAGATGTGGAGATATTGATCCTGCAATTATTTTTTATATGTTTAATAATTTAAATATTAAAATAGATAAAATTTATAAAATTTTAACTGAAAAATCAGGTATGTTAGGTTTAACAAATATAACTAGTGATTTTAGATATATTGAAAATAATTATTTTAAAAATTCTAAAATAAAAAGAGCTGCTGATATATTTATACATCGTTTATCTAAGTATATAGCTTCTTATAGTATTTTAATGAAAAAAAAAATAGATGCAATTATTTTTACAGGAGGTATTGGAGAAAATAGTGTATTAATTAGGGAAAAAACAATAGAAAAATTAAAAATTTTGAATATTTTTATTGATAAAAAATTAAATAATGAAATAAAATTTGGCAAAACTGGATTTATAAATACTATAAATAGTATCCCAATATTAGTTATTCCTACAAATGAAGCATTAATGATAGCACAAGATACATTTAATATTATTATTAATAAATAA
- a CDS encoding CvpA family protein: MLIIDYLFILILLFSTIFSFFRGFVKEILTIFIWFISFYLSRKYYNYFFFIKNFTTINFYFKKIFLLFIYFILNIISGNMIKKFLNKKIIYSYHINNLNKILGLFFGILKGCLIIFLLLYSLNHIDQNLYNYFLIKKQSFFFIYFNNILQKYKYFL; the protein is encoded by the coding sequence ATGTTAATAATTGATTATTTATTTATATTAATATTATTATTTTCTACAATATTTAGTTTTTTTAGAGGATTTGTAAAAGAAATTTTAACAATATTTATTTGGTTTATATCTTTTTATTTATCTAGAAAATATTATAATTATTTTTTTTTTATAAAAAATTTTACAACAATTAATTTTTATTTTAAAAAAATTTTTTTATTATTTATCTATTTTATATTAAATATAATATCAGGAAATATGATTAAAAAATTTTTAAATAAAAAAATTATTTATTCTTATCATATAAATAATCTTAATAAGATATTAGGATTATTTTTTGGTATTTTAAAAGGATGTTTAATAATTTTTCTTCTATTATATTCACTAAATCATATTGATCAAAATTTATATAATTATTTTTTAATTAAAAAACAATCTTTTTTTTTTATTTATTTTAATAATATTTTACAAAAATATAAATATTTTTTATAA
- the truA gene encoding tRNA pseudouridine(38-40) synthase TruA translates to MINLKFKKKYKFALGVEYNGTNYHGWQKQKKYYKKKTIQEHLENAISKIANHNVIIFCAGRTDIGVHSLGQVIHFETYSFREKKSWILGINSLLPKDIVINWIVSVKKKFHARFSALSRRYFYIIYNNKYRSAIFNNFSTLSNYKLDIKKIKNSIKYLLGEHNFSSFQSGKKLNGSSFRNILKCDIKKYGRYILIDIKANAFLYHMVRNIVGSLIEIGIGNKNEDWLLELIKIKDRTKAAATVKPNGLFLAEVEYPKHFGIPNIKHNLFFFKKLI, encoded by the coding sequence ATGATAAATTTAAAATTTAAAAAAAAATATAAATTTGCATTAGGTGTAGAATATAATGGTACTAATTATCATGGATGGCAAAAACAAAAAAAATATTATAAAAAAAAAACTATACAAGAACATTTAGAAAATGCTATTTCTAAAATAGCTAATCATAATGTAATTATTTTTTGTGCAGGGAGAACTGATATAGGAGTACATAGTTTAGGACAAGTTATCCATTTTGAAACATATAGTTTTAGAGAAAAAAAATCATGGATTTTAGGTATAAATAGTCTTTTACCTAAAGATATAGTTATAAATTGGATAGTATCTGTAAAAAAAAAATTTCATGCTAGATTTAGTGCTTTATCACGTAGATATTTTTATATTATCTATAATAATAAATATAGGTCAGCAATATTTAATAATTTCAGTACTTTATCTAATTACAAATTAGATATTAAAAAAATAAAAAATTCAATAAAATATTTATTAGGAGAACATAATTTTTCTTCTTTTCAATCTGGTAAAAAATTAAATGGTTCTTCTTTTAGAAATATTTTAAAATGTGATATTAAAAAATATGGTCGTTATATTTTAATAGATATAAAAGCAAATGCTTTCCTATATCATATGGTTAGAAATATTGTAGGAAGTTTAATAGAAATAGGTATTGGTAATAAAAATGAAGATTGGTTATTAGAACTAATTAAAATTAAAGATAGAACTAAAGCTGCAGCTACAGTAAAACCAAATGGTTTATTTTTAGCAGAAGTAGAATATCCAAAACATTTTGGTATACCAAATATAAAACATAATTTATTTTTTTTTAAAAAATTAATTTAA
- a CDS encoding serine-type D-Ala-D-Ala carboxypeptidase (penicillin-binding protein 5; removes C-terminal D-alanyl residues from sugar-peptide cell wall precursors) has product MKIYKKNNKFINKVLKLIATIFIVYSTIIYANENIFNIISQPNINVKSYILIDYNTGIILTEKNANDIQKPASLAKIMTSYVIGKALSKNRVNRNDMVIVSKNAWAAGNNEFNGSSLMFLKVGDHISVKNLIKGIILQSGNDACVAIAEHISGNQHNFVRLMNFYAQKIGLKNTFFKNVHGLDEDGQYTSAKDMAIMGKSLIHDFPYEYNIYKEKKFTFNHISQKNRNLLLWDKTLNVDGIKTGHTENAGYNIVASATKNNMRLIVVILGDKTEQYRKKNSKKLLNWGFETFRTINPIKKYQKISSIPVLYGKHSYVRIGIKNNVFLTVLKNQEKKIKILYHIKNNKIFAPIYRNQVLGHLTFMINNHIVGHYPLIALENVPKGNIFICLLDYIRLLLSKWIHQ; this is encoded by the coding sequence ATGAAAATATATAAAAAAAATAATAAATTTATTAATAAAGTATTAAAATTAATTGCTACTATATTTATAGTATACTCAACGATTATATATGCAAATGAAAATATATTTAATATTATATCTCAACCAAATATTAATGTTAAATCATATATTTTAATAGATTATAATACAGGTATTATTTTAACAGAAAAAAATGCAAATGATATTCAAAAACCTGCTAGTTTAGCAAAAATTATGACTAGTTATGTAATAGGAAAAGCATTATCTAAAAATAGAGTTAATCGAAATGATATGGTGATAGTAAGTAAAAATGCTTGGGCAGCTGGTAATAATGAATTTAATGGTTCATCGTTAATGTTTTTAAAAGTAGGAGATCATATTTCTGTAAAAAATTTAATTAAAGGAATTATATTACAATCTGGAAATGATGCATGTGTTGCTATAGCAGAGCATATATCTGGTAATCAACATAATTTTGTTAGATTAATGAATTTTTATGCACAAAAAATAGGATTAAAAAATACTTTTTTTAAAAATGTACATGGATTAGATGAAGATGGGCAATATACATCTGCAAAAGATATGGCTATTATGGGTAAATCTTTAATTCATGATTTTCCTTATGAATATAATATATATAAAGAAAAAAAATTTACTTTTAATCATATTTCTCAAAAAAATCGTAACTTATTATTATGGGATAAAACATTAAATGTAGATGGGATTAAAACAGGTCATACTGAAAATGCTGGTTATAATATAGTAGCTTCAGCAACAAAAAACAATATGAGATTAATTGTTGTTATTTTAGGAGATAAAACTGAACAATATCGTAAAAAAAATAGTAAAAAACTATTAAATTGGGGTTTTGAAACATTTCGTACCATTAATCCAATAAAAAAATATCAAAAAATATCTTCTATCCCAGTTTTATATGGTAAACATAGTTACGTAAGGATTGGAATTAAAAATAATGTTTTCTTAACAGTACTTAAAAATCAAGAAAAAAAAATAAAAATTTTGTATCATATAAAAAATAATAAAATATTTGCTCCAATTTATAGAAACCAAGTATTAGGTCATTTAACTTTTATGATTAATAATCATATAGTTGGTCATTATCCATTAATTGCATTAGAAAATGTACCAAAAGGTAATATTTTTATTTGTCTATTAGATTATATAAGATTATTATTAAGTAAATGGATTCATCAATAA
- the lipB gene encoding lipoyl(octanoyl) transferase LipB, whose product MYKKNFIIRDLGIESWYITYKKMYKFNYIRSNNTLDEIWLVEHYPIFTQGKLSKIKDILFYNNKIPIFNTDRGGKITYHAPGQQILYILINLKKRKIKIKSLIFILEKTIINILLYLGIKPDYSFNNMPGVYVNNKKIASIGIKISKGFTSHGISFNINMDLLPFSYINPCGLYKLKMTQVKDFIPYIKIITIKKLLIKEFLFLINNI is encoded by the coding sequence ATGTATAAAAAAAATTTTATTATAAGAGATTTAGGTATAGAATCATGGTATATAACTTATAAAAAAATGTATAAATTTAATTATATAAGATCTAATAATACATTAGATGAAATATGGTTAGTTGAACATTATCCTATTTTTACTCAAGGAAAATTATCTAAAATAAAAGATATATTATTTTATAATAATAAAATACCAATATTTAATACCGATCGAGGAGGGAAAATTACTTATCATGCCCCAGGACAACAAATTTTGTATATTTTAATTAATTTAAAAAAAAGAAAAATAAAAATTAAATCATTAATTTTTATTTTAGAAAAAACAATCATTAATATATTATTATATTTAGGAATTAAACCTGATTATTCTTTTAATAATATGCCTGGTGTATATGTTAATAATAAAAAAATTGCATCTATAGGGATAAAAATTTCAAAAGGATTTACTTCACATGGAATATCATTTAATATTAACATGGATTTATTACCATTTAGTTATATTAATCCTTGTGGTTTATACAAATTAAAAATGACTCAAGTAAAAGATTTCATTCCATATATAAAAATAATTACGATTAAAAAATTATTAATAAAAGAATTTTTATTCTTAATTAATAATATTTGA
- the lipA gene encoding lipoyl synthase translates to MNLIIFFLKFLFYNIIIFFLKINNLYNMKQKILKKPNWIKIKFSVKNINKIKQIKSTLKNNKLYSVCEEASCPNLIECFGKGQLTFMILGNICTRNCPYCDVTHGRPKIKYDKEEASNLAKIIFKMKLKYVVITSVNRDDLHDGGANQFINCIKKIRETNNNIKIEILVPDFKNCIEKALNILSYELPDVFNHNIETVERLYYKIRPSGKYQKSLILLKKFKSLFPHIPTKSGLMVGLGETKKELFNTIKDLKYNKVDILTIGQYLQPSKNHIPVNKYFSLNEFSQIKKEAKKLGFKKVICGPFIRSSYNAEKFFF, encoded by the coding sequence ATTAATTTAATTATTTTTTTTTTAAAATTTTTATTTTATAATATTATCATATTTTTTTTAAAAATAAATAATTTATATAATATGAAACAAAAAATTTTAAAAAAACCTAATTGGATAAAAATTAAATTTTCAGTAAAAAATATTAATAAAATAAAACAAATTAAATCTACATTAAAAAATAATAAATTATATTCAGTTTGTGAAGAAGCATCTTGTCCTAATCTAATAGAATGTTTTGGTAAAGGACAATTAACCTTTATGATTTTGGGTAATATATGCACAAGAAATTGTCCATATTGTGATGTAACACATGGTAGACCAAAAATAAAATATGATAAAGAAGAAGCTTCTAATTTAGCTAAAATAATTTTTAAAATGAAATTAAAATATGTTGTTATTACTTCTGTAAATCGTGATGATTTACATGATGGAGGAGCAAATCAATTTATTAATTGTATAAAAAAAATAAGAGAAACAAATAATAATATAAAAATTGAAATACTAGTTCCTGATTTTAAAAACTGTATAGAAAAAGCTTTAAACATATTAAGTTATGAATTACCTGATGTTTTTAATCATAACATAGAAACAGTAGAACGTTTGTATTATAAAATACGTCCTTCAGGAAAATATCAAAAATCATTAATATTATTAAAAAAATTTAAAAGCTTATTTCCTCATATTCCAACCAAATCAGGATTAATGGTTGGGTTAGGAGAAACAAAAAAAGAATTATTTAATACTATAAAAGATTTAAAATATAATAAAGTTGATATCCTAACCATAGGACAATATTTACAACCTAGTAAAAATCATATACCTGTCAATAAATATTTTAGTTTAAATGAATTTTCTCAAATTAAAAAAGAAGCAAAAAAACTTGGTTTTAAAAAAGTAATATGTGGTCCCTTTATACGTTCTTCATATAATGCTGAAAAATTTTTCTTTTAG
- the cspE gene encoding transcription antiterminator/RNA stability regulator CspE produces MSKIKGNVKWFNESKGFGFITPEDGSKDVFVHFSAIQSSGFKTLTEGQRVEFEITNGAKGPSAANVVAL; encoded by the coding sequence ATGTCCAAGATTAAAGGTAACGTTAAGTGGTTTAATGAATCTAAAGGTTTTGGTTTCATTACTCCTGAAGATGGTAGTAAAGATGTTTTTGTACATTTTTCTGCAATTCAAAGTAGTGGTTTTAAAACATTAACCGAAGGCCAAAGAGTAGAATTTGAAATTACTAACGGAGCCAAAGGACCTTCTGCTGCTAATGTTGTTGCTCTTTAA
- a CDS encoding enoyl-ACP reductase FabI: MYLLSGKKILITGILNKYSIAYGIACAMYKHKANLIFTYQNKKNKEKIKKLVKKMTKNPIIKCDVSKDTDIKYLFFKISKIWNKFDGFVHSIAFTPNNSLKEDFIKNTSRLTFQISHDISSYSLLGMVKECINILNKKSSIIVLTYLGSRIVIHNYNVMGLAKASLEANIRYIASNIGDKNIRINGISPAPIKTSASSKIKNINNFIKLYQKNSPLSEKITIKHIGNVATFLASDLSLGITGEIINLDSGFNIK; the protein is encoded by the coding sequence ATGTATTTATTATCAGGTAAAAAAATATTAATTACTGGTATTTTAAATAAATACTCTATTGCATATGGAATAGCTTGTGCTATGTATAAACATAAAGCAAATTTAATATTTACATATCAAAATAAAAAAAATAAAGAAAAAATAAAAAAATTAGTAAAAAAAATGACAAAAAATCCAATTATAAAATGTGATGTATCTAAAGATACGGATATTAAATATTTGTTTTTTAAAATATCAAAAATATGGAATAAATTTGATGGTTTCGTACATTCTATTGCATTTACACCTAATAATAGTTTAAAAGAAGATTTTATTAAAAATACATCTCGTTTAACATTTCAAATTTCACATGATATTAGTTCTTATAGTTTATTAGGTATGGTAAAAGAATGTATAAATATATTAAATAAAAAATCTTCAATTATTGTATTAACTTATTTAGGTTCAAGAATAGTTATTCATAACTATAATGTTATGGGATTAGCAAAAGCTTCATTAGAAGCTAACATTCGTTATATAGCATCTAATATTGGTGATAAAAATATTAGAATTAATGGTATTTCACCAGCACCAATAAAAACTAGTGCATCTTCAAAAATAAAAAATATTAATAATTTTATAAAATTATATCAAAAAAATAGTCCTTTATCAGAAAAAATTACTATAAAACACATAGGTAATGTTGCTACTTTTTTAGCTTCTGATTTATCTTTAGGTATTACTGGAGAAATAATAAATTTAGATTCTGGATTTAATATAAAATAA
- a CDS encoding Re/Si-specific NAD(P)(+) transhydrogenase subunit alpha, with translation MIIGIPKEKYFKETRIAMTPLNIKKLIKLKFKVYVEKGAGILSYFQDQDFINAGAKIVENKKIWESNIIIKIHPLDTEETKLIKNNSILISFIWPNKNSILLNILAKKNITTIAMDTVPRISRAQSLDALSSMNNLSGYRSIIESINLLQRTPNGQITAAGKILPAKIMVIGAGVAGLSAIGTAKSLGAEVIAFDKRKEVKEQIHSMGAKFLELKDQQEDDDNEYKTLSSKKKLQLEKDYFNNIVKTTDIIITTAVILNKKAPILITKDIVKLMKPGSIIFDLAIENGGNCELTEINKIITTNNNIKILGFTNLPSKLAPQASQLYSTNIINLINLLSKNNLGKIFINLEDEIIRNMTIIYNSKIIWPAPKIILKKTKKDIEDKNNFEKKKNIANIKKNTCFFKSNYFLYTIGLFCIYYITNFIPYKIIPHFIIFLLSCIIGYYVVWNVDHTLHTPLMSVTNAISGIIIIGSILQINSNYFTIIILAFLGTLLSSINIFGGLTITQRMLKMFRKN, from the coding sequence ATGATAATTGGGATACCTAAAGAAAAATATTTTAAAGAAACAAGAATAGCAATGACTCCTTTAAATATTAAAAAATTAATAAAATTAAAATTTAAAGTATATGTCGAAAAAGGAGCTGGGATTCTTTCTTATTTTCAAGATCAAGATTTTATAAATGCAGGAGCAAAAATAGTAGAAAATAAAAAAATTTGGGAATCAAATATAATAATCAAAATTCATCCTCTTGATACAGAGGAAACTAAATTAATAAAAAATAATAGTATATTAATTAGTTTTATTTGGCCAAATAAAAATAGTATTTTATTAAATATTTTAGCAAAAAAAAATATAACTACTATTGCAATGGATACAGTTCCAAGAATATCTAGAGCACAATCTTTAGATGCTTTAAGTTCAATGAATAATTTATCTGGTTATAGAAGTATTATAGAATCTATAAATTTATTACAAAGAACACCAAATGGACAAATAACAGCTGCAGGTAAAATATTACCAGCTAAAATAATGGTTATTGGAGCAGGAGTAGCTGGATTATCAGCTATTGGTACTGCTAAAAGTTTAGGAGCAGAAGTAATTGCTTTTGATAAAAGAAAAGAAGTAAAAGAACAAATTCATAGTATGGGTGCTAAATTTTTAGAATTAAAAGATCAACAAGAAGATGATGATAATGAATATAAAACTCTTTCATCAAAAAAGAAATTACAACTAGAAAAAGATTATTTTAATAATATTGTAAAAACAACAGATATTATTATTACAACAGCAGTAATTTTAAATAAAAAAGCACCTATTTTAATTACTAAAGATATAGTTAAATTAATGAAACCAGGTAGTATCATTTTTGATCTTGCAATTGAAAATGGTGGTAATTGTGAATTAACAGAAATAAATAAAATAATTACTACAAATAATAATATAAAAATATTAGGATTTACTAATTTACCTAGTAAATTAGCACCACAAGCTTCACAATTATATAGTACTAATATTATTAATTTAATAAATTTATTATCTAAAAATAATTTAGGTAAAATTTTTATTAATTTAGAAGATGAAATTATAAGAAATATGACTATTATTTATAATAGTAAAATTATTTGGCCTGCACCAAAAATTATTTTAAAAAAAACAAAAAAAGATATAGAAGATAAAAATAATTTTGAAAAAAAAAAGAATATTGCAAATATAAAAAAAAATACATGTTTTTTTAAAAGTAATTATTTTTTATATACTATAGGATTATTTTGTATCTATTATATAACAAATTTTATTCCTTATAAAATAATACCTCATTTTATAATTTTTTTGTTATCTTGTATAATAGGATATTATGTAGTATGGAATGTAGATCATACATTACATACCCCATTAATGTCTGTTACAAATGCAATTTCTGGTATTATTATTATTGGTTCTATATTACAAATAAATAGTAATTATTTTACTATAATTATATTAGCATTTTTAGGAACTTTATTATCTAGTATTAATATTTTTGGAGGATTAACTATTACTCAACGTATGTTAAAAATGTTCCGTAAAAATTAA
- a CDS encoding NAD(P)(+) transhydrogenase (Re/Si-specific) subunit beta, with amino-acid sequence MFFDRSLIFIYTISAILFILSIASLSKKETSQRGNLLAIYGMLIAIIITILKSPINNIGYVFGAIFFGAIIGISISKKIDMTKMPQLIAILHSFVGLTAILVGFNNYLSLIYNKIIFYETTNIQLVEIFISIFIGSITLIGSIIAFNKLSGFIKSETLNIKHKNKIHILTLFVSFVFMIIFLKTHNIKLQIIILGLIFLISLIFGFHLIMSIGGADMPVVISMLNSYSGWAAASSGFMLTNDLLIITGALVGSSGAILSYLMCKGMNRSFINVLIGGNNKFFNKKKSLLKNKEIQHYKKISIENTVEILKNSNNIIIVPGYGLAVSQAQYPLSEIVKKLLSLNINVRFAIHPVAGRLPGHMNVLLAEAHIPYNIVLEMDEINKDFINTDTVLVIGANDTVNPSAQEDINSPISGMPVLEVWKANNIIILKRSMNQGYSGVSNPLFYRENSYMLFGDAKDLINKILKII; translated from the coding sequence ATGTTTTTTGATAGGTCATTAATATTTATATATACTATATCAGCAATATTATTTATATTAAGTATTGCAAGTCTTTCAAAAAAAGAAACCTCTCAAAGAGGTAATTTACTTGCTATTTATGGAATGCTTATTGCTATTATAATAACTATATTAAAATCCCCGATTAATAATATTGGTTATGTCTTTGGGGCAATTTTTTTTGGCGCAATTATAGGAATTAGTATTTCTAAAAAAATTGATATGACTAAAATGCCTCAATTAATTGCAATATTACATAGTTTTGTTGGATTAACTGCTATTCTTGTTGGATTTAATAATTATTTATCATTAATTTATAATAAAATTATATTTTATGAAACTACTAATATTCAATTAGTAGAAATATTTATTAGTATTTTTATTGGATCAATAACTCTGATCGGATCTATTATTGCTTTTAATAAATTATCTGGATTTATTAAATCAGAAACTTTAAATATTAAACATAAAAATAAAATACATATTTTAACTTTATTTGTATCATTTGTATTTATGATAATTTTCTTAAAAACACATAATATAAAATTACAAATTATAATTTTAGGATTAATATTTTTAATTTCACTAATATTTGGTTTTCATTTAATAATGAGTATTGGTGGGGCAGATATGCCTGTAGTAATTTCAATGTTAAATTCTTATTCAGGATGGGCAGCTGCATCTTCTGGATTTATGTTAACTAATGATTTATTAATTATAACTGGGGCATTAGTCGGATCTTCTGGAGCTATACTTTCATATTTAATGTGTAAAGGTATGAATAGATCATTTATTAATGTACTTATTGGAGGAAATAATAAATTTTTTAATAAAAAAAAATCTCTTTTAAAAAATAAAGAAATTCAACATTATAAAAAAATATCTATTGAAAATACAGTAGAAATATTAAAAAATTCTAATAATATTATTATTGTCCCCGGATATGGGTTAGCTGTATCTCAAGCACAATATCCTCTTTCTGAAATAGTTAAAAAATTACTTTCATTAAATATTAATGTAAGATTTGCTATTCATCCTGTAGCAGGTCGTTTACCAGGACACATGAATGTTTTATTAGCAGAAGCTCATATACCATATAATATAGTTTTAGAAATGGATGAAATTAATAAAGATTTTATTAATACAGATACTGTACTAGTAATAGGTGCTAATGATACAGTTAATCCATCAGCACAAGAGGATATTAATAGTCCAATATCAGGGATGCCTGTTTTAGAAGTATGGAAAGCAAATAATATTATTATTCTTAAAAGAAGTATGAATCAAGGATATTCAGGGGTTAGTAATCCTTTATTCTACAGAGAAAATAGTTATATGTTATTTGGTGATGCTAAAGATTTAATAAATAAAATTCTAAAAATAATTTAA